Proteins encoded together in one Zonotrichia leucophrys gambelii isolate GWCS_2022_RI chromosome 1, RI_Zleu_2.0, whole genome shotgun sequence window:
- the ASB11 gene encoding ankyrin repeat and SOCS box protein 11 isoform X1 has translation MEGTSILHSFTNIYFAIFALFCFKLLIKISLALLTHFYIVKGNRKEAARIAEEIYGIVPGSWADRSPLHDAAFQGRLLSLKTLIAQGFNVNLLTTDRVSALHEACLGGHVACAKVLLENGAQVNAATIDGVTPLFNACCSGSAACVSMLLEFGAKAQLGSHLPSPIHEAAKRGHRECMETLLAHGVDIDQEDPQHGSPLYMACTYQRTECVKKLLELGANVNVGKRLDTPLHAAARKSSVEIVILLIDYGADPKCRNADLKCALDLATPHSKVEQALLLREGPASLAQLCRLCIRRRLGRSCLCSVPKLHLPEPLQNFLLHR, from the exons ATGGAGGGCACTTCTATACTCCATTCTTTCACTAACATTTACTTTgccatttttgctttgttttgcttcaagCTTTTAATTAAGATTTCCTTGGCTTTGCTAACCCATTTCTATATTGTTAAAGGCAACAGAAAAGAAGCTGCCAGGATAGCAGAAGAGATCTATGGAATAGTCCCAG GCAGCTGGGCAGACCGGTCCCCTCTCCACGATGCTGCCTTCCAGGGACGCCTCCTCTCTCTGAAAACCTTGATTGCACAG GGTTTCAATGTGAACCTGCTCACCACAGACCGAGTGTCAGCTCTCCATGAGGCCTGCCTGGGTGGGCATGTGGCCTGtgccaaggtgctgctggaaaatggTGCCCAG GTGAATGCAGCCACCATCGACGGGGTGACTCCGCTGTTCAACGCCTGCTGCAGCGGCAGCGCAGCCTGTGTCAGCATGCTGCTGGAATTCGGGGccaaggcacagctggggagcCACCTGCCCTCACCCATCCACGAAGCAGCCAAGAGAG GTCACAGGGAGTGCATGGAGACGCTCCTGGCCCATGGGGTTGACATTGACCAAGAAGACCCACAGCATGGGAGCCCTCTCTACATGGCCTGCACCTACCAGAGAACAGAATGTGTCAAGAAGCTGCTGGAGCTAG GAGCCAACGTGAACGTGGGGAAGCGACTGGACACCCCCCTGCACGCGGCAGCGAGGAAATCCAGCGTGGAGATCGTTATCTTGTTGATAGACTATGGTGCTGAcccaaaatgcagaaatgctgaCCTCAAATGTGCCCTGGATCTTGCCACACCCCACAGCAAAGTGGAGCAGGCACTTCTGCTTCGGGAAG gtcctgccagcctggcccagctgtgcaggTTGTGCATCAGAAGGCGCCTGGGCCGATCGTGCCTCTGCTCAGTCCCCAAGCTGCACCTGCCTGAGCCACTGCAGAACTTCCTCCTGCATCGATAG
- the ASB11 gene encoding ankyrin repeat and SOCS box protein 11 isoform X2, whose product MEGTSILHSFTNIYFAIFALFCFKLLIKISLALLTHFYIVKGNRKEAARIAEEIYGIVPGSWADRSPLHDAAFQGRLLSLKTLIAQACLGGHVACAKVLLENGAQVNAATIDGVTPLFNACCSGSAACVSMLLEFGAKAQLGSHLPSPIHEAAKRGHRECMETLLAHGVDIDQEDPQHGSPLYMACTYQRTECVKKLLELGANVNVGKRLDTPLHAAARKSSVEIVILLIDYGADPKCRNADLKCALDLATPHSKVEQALLLREGPASLAQLCRLCIRRRLGRSCLCSVPKLHLPEPLQNFLLHR is encoded by the exons ATGGAGGGCACTTCTATACTCCATTCTTTCACTAACATTTACTTTgccatttttgctttgttttgcttcaagCTTTTAATTAAGATTTCCTTGGCTTTGCTAACCCATTTCTATATTGTTAAAGGCAACAGAAAAGAAGCTGCCAGGATAGCAGAAGAGATCTATGGAATAGTCCCAG GCAGCTGGGCAGACCGGTCCCCTCTCCACGATGCTGCCTTCCAGGGACGCCTCCTCTCTCTGAAAACCTTGATTGCACAG GCCTGCCTGGGTGGGCATGTGGCCTGtgccaaggtgctgctggaaaatggTGCCCAG GTGAATGCAGCCACCATCGACGGGGTGACTCCGCTGTTCAACGCCTGCTGCAGCGGCAGCGCAGCCTGTGTCAGCATGCTGCTGGAATTCGGGGccaaggcacagctggggagcCACCTGCCCTCACCCATCCACGAAGCAGCCAAGAGAG GTCACAGGGAGTGCATGGAGACGCTCCTGGCCCATGGGGTTGACATTGACCAAGAAGACCCACAGCATGGGAGCCCTCTCTACATGGCCTGCACCTACCAGAGAACAGAATGTGTCAAGAAGCTGCTGGAGCTAG GAGCCAACGTGAACGTGGGGAAGCGACTGGACACCCCCCTGCACGCGGCAGCGAGGAAATCCAGCGTGGAGATCGTTATCTTGTTGATAGACTATGGTGCTGAcccaaaatgcagaaatgctgaCCTCAAATGTGCCCTGGATCTTGCCACACCCCACAGCAAAGTGGAGCAGGCACTTCTGCTTCGGGAAG gtcctgccagcctggcccagctgtgcaggTTGTGCATCAGAAGGCGCCTGGGCCGATCGTGCCTCTGCTCAGTCCCCAAGCTGCACCTGCCTGAGCCACTGCAGAACTTCCTCCTGCATCGATAG